A stretch of DNA from Nitrospirota bacterium:
TTAAGGGTGATGAGGTTGTCTCAGCGGGAGTTGCCGAGGAAAGAACAGCGCTGCTGACAGTCACGGAAAGAGGACTTGGCAAGCGGACCAGGATAGAAGAGTACCGTGTTCAGGGCAGAGGCGGTAAGGGAGTAATATCTATAAAGGTTATAGAGAAAGGCGGGAAGGCGGTGGGCCTTATACAGGTGCGCGACGAGGATGAGATAGTCATGATTACGAATTCCGGCAAGCTTATAAGAACTACCGCAAACAACATATCCCTGCTCGGAAGAAATACACAGGGAGTCAGGCTTATGGATGTTGACGCAGAAGATAAAATCGTCAGCATAAGCAAAGTGGTTGAGAAGGACTAACTGATTTGCAAAAAGCTGCAAACAAAATAGTAAAGATTCCCCTTTATATTTTTGCTTTTACAGTTGTAGTCCTGCTTTTTGCATACATTACATTCAAATTGTTGAGTTTCAGCAGGACGGTGGATGTTCCTGACCTTTCAGGTAAAAACCTTGTTGAGGTTAATGAGCTTCTGAGCAGGAAGGGGCTTAATCTGAAGATAGAAGGCGAAGATTATGATTCGGATGTTCCGGCAGGGCACATAATAAGACAGGATTTACCTTTCGGAAGCAGGGTTAAAGAACAGCGCAGTATAAGAGTGTTTGTAAGCAAAGGTACGAGAGCCCAGTCTGTTCCCTCGGTAGCAGGAGAATCTCTGGATAAGGCGGAATCCGTACTTTTACAGAATGGTTTGAAAGTAGCTAAGGTTATACGCGTACATTCAACCTCTGCGGAGAAAGACAGGGTTATCGCACAGAAACCGGCTCCC
This window harbors:
- a CDS encoding PASTA domain-containing protein; this encodes MQKAANKIVKIPLYIFAFTVVVLLFAYITFKLLSFSRTVDVPDLSGKNLVEVNELLSRKGLNLKIEGEDYDSDVPAGHIIRQDLPFGSRVKEQRSIRVFVSKGTRAQSVPSVAGESLDKAESVLLQNGLKVAKVIRVHSTSAEKDRVIAQKPAPGEKITEKITLVVSSGPYEAIYSCPDFQGKTKQEAEQLAEKLGLKVSVTGSGEIIKSQKPKQGSQIKTGDTIYLMLEGE